The window AACGCATCTATTGATGGTGATGATATCGTTTATCACGGTTTCTATGACATCGGTGTTGCTGTATCAAGTGACCGTGGTCTAGTTGTGCCTATCCTTCGTGATACTGATCGCATGAACTATGCTGAAGTTGAAAGCGGTATCGCTGCTTATGCTGGTAAAGCACGTGAAGGTAAACTATCGATTGAAGAAATGACAGGCGGTACGTTCACAATTACTAATGGTGGTACGTTCGGTTCATTGCTTTCAACGCCGATCTTAAACCAACCACAAACTGCGATTTTGGGTATGCATAAAATCCAAGAACGTCCAATGGCTGTGAATGGTCAAGTTGAAATCTTGCCAATGATGTACTTAGCACTTTCTTATGACCACCGTTTAATCGATGGTAAAGAAGCTGTAGGTTTCTTGGTAACAATCAAAGAATTGTTAGAAGAGCCAGCTAAACTCATTCTTGATCTTTAATACTACAAATATTGCCTCCCATATAAAGTGATCCTTTATATGGGATTTTGGAGATAAAAATGTCTCAACAGTTTGATCTTGTTGTTATTGGCGGTGGACCTGGTGGTTATGAAGCAGCGATTCGTGCTGCACAACTAGGTTTTAAAGTTGCATGTATTGAAAAACGTATTCACAACGGCAAACCGTCTTTGGGTGGTACGTGTTTAAACGTGGGTTGTATCCCTTCTAAAGCATTACTTGACTCTTCTCACCGTTACGAAGCAACTGTTCACGAACTTGCTGAACACGGCATTACGACAGGTGAAGTTAAATTTGATTTAAACACTTTGTTAGCACGTAAAGACAAAGTTGTTGATCAATTAACAGGTGGTGTTGCTCAGTTACTTAAAGGTAATGGTATCGAGTGGTTACAAGGTACAGGTAAATTACTTGCAGGTAAAAAGGTTGAATTCACGCCATTTGAAGGTGATGTACAAGTTTTAGAACCGAAATATGTCATTCTTGCGACGGGTTCAGTACCTGTAAACATTCCTGTTGCTCCTGTGGATGAAGACTTAATTGTTGATTCTACTGGTGCATTAAAATTCCCAGAAGTTCCTAAGCGTCTTGGTGTTATCGGTGCAGGTGTTATCGGTTTAGAGCTTGGTTCAGTATGGCGTCGCCTTGGTTCAGAAGTTGTTGTGTTTGAAGCATTAGATGCATTCTTACCAATGGCTGACAAAGCATTGTCTAAGGAATATCAAAAAATCTTGAAAAAACAAGGTTTAGATATTCGTATCGGTGCAAAAGTTTCTGGTACTGAAGTCAATGGACGTGAAGTAACTGTTAAATATAACCAAGCTGGTGAAGATAAAGAGCAAGTTTTTGATAAATTAATCGTTTGTGTAGGCCGTAAAGCATATGCAGAAGGTTTATTAGCAGAAGATTGTGGCATTAAACTCACTGAACGTGGTTTAGTTGATGTGAACGATCAGTGCCAAACATCTGTTGAAGGTGTTTATGCAATTGGTGACTTAGTACGTGGTCCAATGCTTGCACATAAAGCAATGGAAGAAGGCGTAATGGCTGTTGAACGTATTCACGGTCATGCTGCTCAAGTGAACTATGACACAATCATCAGCGTTATTTATACACATCCAGAAGCAGCTTGGGTTGGCTTAACCGAAGAGCAAGCGAAAGAAAAAGGTCACGAAG is drawn from Acinetobacter suaedae and contains these coding sequences:
- the lpdA gene encoding dihydrolipoyl dehydrogenase, whose amino-acid sequence is MSQQFDLVVIGGGPGGYEAAIRAAQLGFKVACIEKRIHNGKPSLGGTCLNVGCIPSKALLDSSHRYEATVHELAEHGITTGEVKFDLNTLLARKDKVVDQLTGGVAQLLKGNGIEWLQGTGKLLAGKKVEFTPFEGDVQVLEPKYVILATGSVPVNIPVAPVDEDLIVDSTGALKFPEVPKRLGVIGAGVIGLELGSVWRRLGSEVVVFEALDAFLPMADKALSKEYQKILKKQGLDIRIGAKVSGTEVNGREVTVKYNQAGEDKEQVFDKLIVCVGRKAYAEGLLAEDCGIKLTERGLVDVNDQCQTSVEGVYAIGDLVRGPMLAHKAMEEGVMAVERIHGHAAQVNYDTIISVIYTHPEAAWVGLTEEQAKEKGHEVKAGQFPFAVNGRALAAGDTAGFVKFVADAKTDRLLGMHVVGPNASDIVHQGMIALEFVSSVEDLQLMTFGHPTFSEVVHEAALSVDGRAIHAIQRKRK